Sequence from the Pan paniscus chromosome 12, NHGRI_mPanPan1-v2.0_pri, whole genome shotgun sequence genome:
gcccaggaatttgagaccagcctgggcaacataacaagaccacatctctaaaaaaaattaattaattgtacttgaaataaaattgtatattccTCTATTTTAGTAGCTTTCTAGTCTTttgaattagttttttattttaacaaatctGTTTAGGAGGCTatggaaagaattttaaaatggccTATAATGTCATTTGATATTTTGCACTGTAGGTGTAaaaattggaatttttttctgctacttgaatttataattaaacatCCAGGTTCTGTTTATCACATAGCCTCACCTACCTGGAACACCAGCAgaaaaggaaagattttttttttttttttgagacggagtctcgctatgtgCCCAGACTGgaatccagtggcacaatcttggctcactgcaacgtccccctcctgggttcaagcgaatctcctgcctcagcctcccgagtagctggtattacaagcgcacgctaccacacccagctaatttttgtatttttagtagagatgaggtttcaccattttggcaaggctagtctcgagctcctgacctcaggtgatccacctgcctcatcctcccaaagtgctgagattacaggcatgagctactgtgcctggccaagggaagataatttttttttttttttgagacagtttcactcttgttgcccaggctggagtgcaatggcgcaatctcggctcaccgcaaccttcgcctccagggttcaagcgattctcctgcctcagcctcccgagtagctgggattacaggcatgcaccaccacgcccggctaattttgtatttttagtagagacagggtttcaccatgttggtcaggctggtctcaaactcctgacctcaggtgatcagcccaccttggcctcccaaagtgctgggattataggtgtgagccatcacgcctggctgggaagataattttttttcttttttctttttttttttttgagacagagtctcgctctgtcgcccaggctggagtgcagtggtgcgatctcggctcactgcacattgcaagctctgtctcctgggttcacgccattctcctgcctcagcctcccgagtagctgggactacaggcgcccaccaccaggcccggctaattttttgtatttttagtagagacggggtttcaccgtgctagccaggatggtgtcgatctccttacctcgtgatccgcccgcctcggcctcccaaagtgctgggattacaggcgtgagccactgtgcccagcaggaagataattttttaaaggcttcTGAGAAAGCAAAAAATTGATGTCAGAAAGTTCACATTCTAAAACCTATTCTAAAATTTTACTTACCAGAGAATCTCTTCAGTTTTCAGAGCCTATTTACCTGTATTTTAAAACAGGTTTAAGAAGGTTGGCTAAGATTTTCTGCTACTCAACAAGCTAGTAGCAGCAAGGAGCAATGTACATTTGTAGCAGTAAAAAGTAACTTATAACAGGGAGGGGatagaaaaatcataaaaagcCAAAGTGAGACTTCAGAACTTAGGAGTTCAGTCAAACTTAATCTGTGTAGCTTGAACAAATGGTTATGTGATGATGGGGTGTGTGTAGCTATATATCCAGTTAGGATACCTAGtcattaatattaaattatagtACTATAGTATAACCTGTTGAAGAAAATAGCTATGTATAAAAGCAGTGTGATTctaagtgtttgcttttttttttactttttaattattttagagacaggatcttgctgtgttgcccaggctggattcaaactcctgggctcaagcattcctcccacctcagcctcctaaagtagctgggactacaggagctctccaccaggcctggctgtttacttttttttttttttttttttgagacggagtcttgctctgtagcccaggctggagtgcaatggtgcagtctcggctcactgcaacctccacctcccgggttcaagcaattctcctgcctcagcctcccgagtaggtgggattacaggagcctgccaccacgcctggttaatttttgtatttttttttaatagagacagggtttcaccacgttggccaagctggtctcaaactgctgacctcatgatccacctgccttggcctcccaaagtgctgggattacaggtgtgagccacctcacccagcctacttttttaaatctaaaatttacTTGTGGAATAGACCATTCATTCTCCGTGACGTGATAACTTAGATGTATAAAACTtggtttaagatttttttttttttacataattttaaggTAATGGGTGAATAAAGCTTAAAATTGGCTTTTGTGTTTCTTCTCCCACAGACAGCTGGAAATGATCCCTATTGTTTTGTGGAGTTTCATGAGCATCGTCATGCAGCTGCAGCATTAGCTGCTATGAATGGACGGAAGATAATGGGTAAGGTAAGCTGTCGTAATTAAAGAAGGTGACTTGCACTGAAAAAATTTAAGTTATatatgattttgtttcctttttagaaacattaaacacgtttgtttgtttgtttgtttttttgagatgaaattttgcccttgttgccccatctggagtgcaatggcgcagtcttggctcactgcaacctctgcctcctgggttcaagtgattctcctgcctcagcctccctagtagctgggattacaggaacacaccaccacacccagctaatttttcgtatttttagtagaaatgaggtttcaccatgttagccagactggtctcaaactcctgacctcaggtgatctacctgcctcggcctcccaaagtgttgggattatagatgtgagccaccgcgcctggctgaaacATTAAACACTTTATAGCAAAAGGTCAGTTattgacatataatattaaaaaggTAGGATAAAGCTTTTAGAGGGCAGAGGCTTGTGTTTatattagtattttcttttttttttttttttttgagtggggtcttgctctgttgcccaggctggagtgcagtggcgcgatctcagctcactgcaagctccgcctcccgggttcatgccattctcctgcctcagcctctggagtagctgggactacaggtgcccgccaccatgcctgactaattttttgtatttttagtagagacagggtttcaccgtgttggccaggatggtctcagtcgcctgacctcatgatccgatctgcccgtcttggcctcccaaagtgctgggattacaggtgtgagccaccgtccccagctttttttttttttttttttttttttttgagatggaatcttgctttgtcacccaggctggagtgcagtggcactatcttagctcactgcaacctctgcctcatgggttcaagcaattcttctgcttcagcctcctgggtagctgggatgacaggcacccaccatcatgcccagctaatttttgtatttttgtagagacagggtttcactctgatggccaggctggtcttgaactcctgacctcaggtgatctgcctgtcttggcctccgaaagtgctgagattacagacgtcagCCAGCAGCCTATGTTAGTATTTTCCATGGTGGATTGTACATGGTAAATaccaaaatatttgctgaattactCAAGCTTGGATgctaatggaaaagaatgaaaggaaaaaaataatatgggTACTTTAGGTAGGAAAGGTTAATTGAATGATAACAGACACATAAAGATTAGGATTTGTCAACATTATTTGCCTAAATGTAGGTCAGAAGATTAAGTATTGAAACTTGACCAGAGCTGGTATCTCCTTCAGTGTTTCATCTTAAACAGATATCTTCCTATGTGTTTATAGATGCAAATGTGATTTTGGGCTTTATTTTTGTGaagtataaatgtagaaattttttttttttaggaagtcAAAGTGAATTGGGCAACAACCCCTAGCAGTCAAAAGAAAGATACAagcagtaagtatattttatgctctttgaacatttgtttttattgtaccCAGTAGTTTTATTGTAAAGCCTATAAACATCATACATGTTTGCAGTAATGTTTTGATCGTTATCCTAAGATATGATTGAATGTGTTTGTGTTAATAAATTTAAGAACAAATCTAATCTTTGTCATCAGGTAGTACCGTTGTCAGCACACAGCGTTCACAAGGTAATTGTATCTtcttaaacataaaatgaaatctCTTGAAAGGGTATTCACTAACCacctgaagtttttttgtttgatatttgggggaggggggcgggaggagatattatttctatttgtctCTCTAGCAATACTTTTCTCCCTTCTCAGTGTTGACCAAGTATAAGTTGTCCACTACTTTGGTGCTAGTTCAAGCTTTCTGACCCGTTTGGTAGCAGCTGATGCCTTAGAACTACTTTCACCAACTAAGGGGCAAAATACCCTCCTTTCTTGAGGTCACCATCTGGGCTTCATACCCAGATCTTCCAAATGCTTGAGTTGCTCCTCAAATTTTGTTTCCCAAAGAGCAATCCAAAATGTTGTTTAAGGCCTGTCAAATATGGGTaacttttctttccaaatatgCTTTGTCAAATTGATGTATGTGTCCATTTTAAAGTGTTGGTCCAACAATTTTGCATCtttaaagtgtttctttttttgataattgtcttttttaaaaacttcagatATGGGATGGTTATTTCTCTCCAATGCTTTTTTAATGGTTCTGATATAAAGTGAAGGGATTACTGTTTTCATTCTGTTGCCTTCAGTCTTAGTTCACTTGCACATGGATTCACATAAACTGAATGGTGTAATGTCTGGGCAACCAAAACTGTTGGCTTTTGAGAAAACTGTCAAATACTTTAACATCAAACTGTTGCAATGCAAGGTATTTCTTTGATTGTTCTTCACAAAATATGGTTAAACCAAGTATATATCATGTAGCTAGCTTCAGTAAATTGTGTTAACTGAGGCAAATCTAGTCTACATAATTCACAGtaccactattttattttaatttgtaaagcCTTAATATAGTGGTAAActgaataaaagtaaataattattattagaaTGGTAACTAAGTCATTAAATCTTTTTGCAGAACTGAAACTTGTAtgttattagtttattttcttagACCAGTGTAATAATTGActgtaaatagaaatataaatgtcaCTTTACAGTTAGATGTATCACAGTCGTTTCAGGAGAATTTTTCCTATGTTGTTACCTTGATTCATTGTTTAAAATTGGTAGGATTTGTATAGATATAGGATAgtgttttatttatactttatcaTAAGCCATAATCATTTTAAGAATACTTTATTGGATAGATTTTAgtactttttaaattctaaagttctatttttcttttcacttccccttccttccccttatAAGATCATTTCCATGTCTTTGTTGGTGATCTCAGCCCAGAAATTACAACTGAAGATATAAAAGCTGCTTTTGCACCATTTGGAAGAATATCGTAAGTaacagaagataaataaaatccttttaattAGAAACAATTATATGTAGACATAACTTGAAAATAATTCTGTTGtgaattttgtacattgattttataactTGAATATAATGTATTACATTGTTTAGAGATCATTCAAGAAGTTAACAGCAAAAGATTGTTTTCCCATTGATGAATAAACCTTTGGTTTTCAATTATCTTAAAATCCTTTTTCAATTAGCATAGCTCTTAAGAGACAAATTTGCCATTGTACATGTTATACTTTCTTATATAGGTATCAAGCTAGCTTGGTGACAATCTTTAGTAAAATTGTGCTGTAACTAAGGAATTTAGATCTGTTGGGTACTTCTATGATACCATGCATTTtgtgttaatatattttaacaaaaagaaacCTTAACAATTCAACTTAAAAAGCAGttattgaatattattttctaGATATTTACACCCTTTTAAAAAAACTGCTAACAATAATAGTGccttaataatattttatgaagCACTGCCTTGCTTGCACTTGTCATTTGTCATACATTTTAGGCCCTTATGAATAAATACCTTACTTGAGATAGCATTCATCATAGaagaactttaaaattttgaaaagcatgCCATATTAGAGTAAGAATAACAAGTTGTTTACAGTACTTTCTGTAGAGTAATTAGCTTAGAAAACTTAAGGGTTTCCGCTTTCTCTGTTATTTTTCCACCTAGAAGAGTAGTAAAAAGGAAGTGCTAGCTGTGGTTTGGTTTGAACAGACCAACAGCAGAGATGAGATGAGAAGACTGGAAAGTAAATGCCAGTAGTATTGGTGAATTTTAGGAGCTTTCGTTTGAAGAGTTATCGTTCCTTGATTAGGGGGTGTGACCAAGGAATTACCAACTTTAAAGGTGGTCACAGAATTAGGGCTTATAAATGGACTTCTTTCAGATGACATTTTTCTTTGTGAGACCTGATCAGGAAAATAAGTACAGCTTTCATTTCTTGATTGTCCCTCTTAATAATATCTTAGAGTTTCAATAATAATTAGCTTGCTTTCGAATATCTGGACTTAGACAGTCTTAGCCTTTGGCCTCTCAAGGGCTCTAAATCTCTATGCacaattttgtgttttcattttggtgTGGAAAATCTTTGTAAATTTTATCCTGTTGTCAGAGTAGTCATAGAACCATAAAAGGATAAAGAAGCCTGATCTAGATctttgctgctgcttctccagAGAATCttttaagagagaaataaatgagttgaatatttttcaagactaacattttctgaaagtttaagaagaaaaaattttctaACATTGTGAACAGATTAAGTAgctattttattaaatgctttgatTTTAATTGAGGTAGTTTTTTTGAAAACACGGGAATTTTAGTTTGGAATTAGGCAAAGATTATTTAACAGTTGGTGAGTTTAAGTTAAGTGACCTTCAGATTTTAGCAATTTCATGATTTACAAATCATgggttatatttttttctcttaaatatatTTCTGTGTCATATTTTTAGTCTGTAGCATGATTATTGGTGTATACTTTTTTTCTTGGTAAGACCTTTAAGTTTTATGATTTTCAATTGAGATAATTTATAATGTTTGAGTTTTAGGCTATATAAGGAATTAGCTTTCCTGCATTTAAAGGAATCATTTGGCAGTCAGTAgcatattttcctgatttttttgttgttgttaaaggaGATAAGTTGATAACTGTATGTTGAAGAGTTCTCATGATATTCTCTAAAAAGTGCAAATATCAGTGTTTGATTTATAGATGTGTAATAAACAGTGGTCTGTAAAAGCATGTAGTATAAAAAAATGGCATTTTCCCTTATATACAGCCTATAAACTCTTCCTATTCCTTGAGTTTAGGGTAGACTAACAAAGTACAGCGTAGAAGAGAGTCAGCTACCAGATTAAATGCATGCGTACCATACAGataatttattaagtatttttgcATATTGAACATTGACTTACATTaattttcccttttcaccaccaCGTCTTTGTCATTTTGACCCTGAACACTTAATAAATCACTCAGATTGATCTAAAATATGCTTATGTATACTTTAATAGAAAATTACATTGCATGGCTTTCTGACTTGGGTTTTTGTTATAAAAGTGCCTGTTTTGTTCATGTGTCCTGAGAGAGCAAGCATTGTGACATACCTGACTAACTTAAAAGCAGATTGCCTGTGAAGCACAATTTGAGTCCAATTTTTTGAGGTATGGAGTTTTAGCTATCATGGCTGGGTTTTTACTCAATCTCAAATAATAGGgctctggttattttgcagagtGTCTCTGAAGAATGGACAGAATTGCCCTGGCTAACTACAAGCTACGGTTCACAGTGGATAAATGTTGGCGTGCTTTTTtactttctgactttttaaaattttgcttttatatcTTGTAGTTCCAATCAATTTTATATGAATGCTATTATAAAATTCAGTGTAAAATCTTTTCTTGTCTAGCTTAAAACTTGTGTGTGTCTAGTATTTTTCTTCAATGat
This genomic interval carries:
- the TIA1 gene encoding cytotoxic granule associated RNA binding protein TIA1 isoform X15, coding for MEDEMPKTLYVGNLSRDVTEALILQLFSQIGPCKNCKMIMDTAGNDPYCFVEFHEHRHAAAALAAMNGRKIMGKEVKVNWATTPSSQKKDTSSSTVVSTQRSQDHFHVFVGDLSPEITTEDIKAAFAPFGRISVSLKNGQNCPG
- the TIA1 gene encoding cytotoxic granule associated RNA binding protein TIA1 isoform X14; this translates as MEDEMPKTLYVGNLSRDVTEALILQLFSQIGPCKNCKMIMDVRTAGNDPYCFVEFHEHRHAAAALAAMNGRKIMGKEVKVNWATTPSSQKKDTSSSTVVSTQRSQVLVHLHMDSHKLNGVMSGQPKLLAFEKTVKYFNIKLLQCKIISMSLLVISAQKLQLKI